One Methylocaldum marinum DNA window includes the following coding sequences:
- a CDS encoding glycoside hydrolase family 15 protein, producing MSNLELGIIGNCMYSALIDRKGRVVWCCLPRFDGDPIFCSLINGDEDDVQEGFFDIVIDDFSHSEQHYEHNTAILVTTLYDQHGAAVQITDFAPRFRRYGHMHRSQRLIRRLQPINGTPRISIRMRPTYDYGARPMQTIQGSNYIQYVAPGTCFRMSTDMPVSYILDETPFLLEEPSALTFGPDEPLRYTVAEATRESYEQTLQYWREWTRSLSIPFEWQKAVIRAAITLKLCCFEETGAVIAAMTTSIPEAAGTERNWDYRYCWLRDAYFVVSALNRLGATGTMEEYLDYISNIAAVADDRLLQPVYGIALEKKLIECTIRSLRGYRNHRPVRVGNQAYEHIQNDIYGSVIMAATQAFFDRRLAHPGDRRLFERLENLGRQCTRLYNVPDASLWEFRGFSRVHTFSAIMCWAGCDRLARIADHMELYDRGQYWHAQAERIRTEIEANAYDPERNTFVGSFGGSELDASLLLLHDLQFLAADDPRFIGTVEAVEKELRRGNHMMRYMDPDDFGAPRNAFNICTFWMIGALAAIGRTEDARGMFEEMLSCRNHLGLLSEDIDPQTGEMWGNFPQTYSMVGIIHSAMVLSKSWEEAF from the coding sequence ATGAGCAATCTCGAACTCGGCATTATCGGCAACTGCATGTACAGCGCTCTGATCGACCGCAAAGGGCGCGTCGTCTGGTGCTGCCTGCCCCGCTTCGACGGCGATCCGATCTTCTGCAGCCTGATCAACGGCGATGAGGATGACGTTCAGGAAGGATTCTTCGATATCGTAATCGACGATTTCTCGCATAGCGAACAGCACTACGAGCACAACACCGCAATCCTGGTTACCACGCTTTACGACCAGCACGGCGCCGCAGTGCAGATTACCGATTTCGCGCCCCGCTTCAGACGATACGGCCATATGCATCGTTCGCAGCGGCTGATCCGAAGGCTTCAGCCGATCAACGGAACGCCGCGGATTTCCATCAGAATGCGTCCGACCTATGATTACGGCGCCAGGCCCATGCAAACCATCCAGGGGTCGAACTATATCCAATATGTTGCGCCCGGGACCTGTTTCCGCATGAGCACGGACATGCCGGTCTCTTACATCCTGGACGAAACACCGTTCTTGCTGGAAGAGCCTTCGGCGCTCACTTTCGGTCCCGACGAACCGCTGCGCTATACGGTCGCCGAAGCCACCCGCGAAAGCTATGAACAAACCTTGCAGTACTGGCGTGAATGGACCCGATCGCTCTCCATACCTTTCGAATGGCAGAAAGCGGTAATCCGCGCCGCCATCACCCTCAAGCTGTGCTGTTTCGAGGAAACCGGCGCCGTCATTGCCGCCATGACCACATCGATCCCCGAAGCGGCCGGCACGGAACGCAACTGGGACTATCGCTATTGCTGGCTGCGCGACGCCTATTTCGTGGTGAGCGCGCTCAACCGGCTGGGAGCGACCGGCACCATGGAAGAATATCTGGACTACATCTCGAATATTGCCGCCGTGGCCGACGATAGACTACTTCAGCCGGTCTACGGCATCGCGCTCGAGAAAAAACTGATCGAGTGCACGATTCGCTCGCTCCGGGGCTATCGCAATCACAGACCGGTACGCGTCGGCAATCAGGCCTACGAGCACATCCAGAACGATATCTACGGCAGCGTGATCATGGCCGCCACCCAGGCCTTCTTCGACCGCCGCCTGGCCCATCCTGGAGACCGGCGTCTGTTCGAACGCCTGGAAAATCTCGGCCGCCAATGCACCAGGCTATACAACGTGCCGGACGCAAGCCTGTGGGAGTTCCGCGGCTTTTCCCGCGTCCACACATTTTCGGCGATCATGTGCTGGGCCGGCTGCGACCGGCTGGCGCGCATCGCCGATCACATGGAGTTGTATGACCGCGGCCAGTATTGGCACGCTCAGGCGGAGCGGATTCGGACCGAAATCGAGGCGAACGCCTACGATCCGGAACGCAATACCTTCGTCGGAAGCTTCGGCGGCTCCGAACTCGATGCCAGCCTCCTGCTCCTGCACGATCTGCAATTTCTGGCGGCGGACGACCCCCGCTTCATCGGCACCGTCGAGGCGGTGGAAAAGGAACTGCGCCGCGGCAATCACATGATGCGCTACATGGACCCGGACGACTTCGGCGCCCCCCGAAATGCGTTCAACATCTGCACCTTCTGGATGATAGGCGCGCTCGCAGCCATCGGCAGAACGGAAGACGCCCGCGGCATGTTCGAGGAAATGCTCAGCTGCCGCAACCACCTGGGCCTATTGTCCGAGGATATCGACCCCCAAACCGGAGAAATGTGGGGCAATTTTCCGCAGACCTATTCCATGGTCGGAATCATTCACTCGGCCATGGTTCTTTCCAAATCCTGGGAAGAAGCGTTTTAG
- a CDS encoding carbohydrate ABC transporter permease, producing the protein MALRFARTDRLLESLGGLLAIAYALLPVIWIVSLSLKPGYELGDARFFPNTLSLEHYRAVFADPQFPAALLNSVGIASIATGLSILIAIFAAYAIVRLEFRGKRWIFYCTLAVAMFPPVSVIGPLFELWRTLELFDTWPGLILPYLSFTLPLAIWTLTAFFREIPWDLERAARVDGATPAQAFRLIILPLVVPGIFASAILVFIFAWNDFLFAASLTSTDRARTVPVAIAFFTGSSQFELPTGSIAAASVVVTIPVTALVLVFQRRIIAGLTAGAVKG; encoded by the coding sequence ATGGCACTGAGATTCGCACGAACGGATCGGCTACTCGAGAGCTTGGGAGGTCTCCTCGCCATTGCTTACGCCCTGCTGCCGGTCATCTGGATCGTATCGCTGTCGCTCAAGCCGGGGTACGAACTCGGAGATGCGCGATTTTTCCCGAACACACTGAGCCTGGAACACTACCGAGCGGTCTTCGCCGACCCGCAATTTCCGGCAGCGCTCCTGAACTCGGTCGGCATCGCTTCGATCGCGACCGGCTTGTCCATACTGATCGCCATCTTCGCGGCCTACGCCATCGTTCGGCTCGAGTTTCGCGGCAAGCGCTGGATTTTTTACTGTACGCTCGCAGTCGCCATGTTTCCGCCGGTCTCGGTGATCGGCCCCCTATTCGAACTCTGGCGCACTCTGGAGCTTTTCGATACCTGGCCGGGCCTGATTCTCCCCTATCTGAGCTTCACCCTACCGCTCGCCATCTGGACCTTGACCGCTTTTTTCCGGGAGATTCCGTGGGACCTGGAGCGAGCAGCCCGAGTCGACGGCGCCACACCGGCGCAAGCCTTTCGGCTGATCATTCTGCCCCTGGTGGTGCCGGGCATCTTCGCCTCGGCGATTCTGGTCTTCATTTTCGCGTGGAACGATTTTTTGTTCGCCGCCTCCCTCACCTCGACCGATCGCGCTCGCACGGTACCGGTCGCCATAGCCTTCTTCACCGGAAGCTCCCAGTTCGAACTGCCCACCGGTTCCATCGCCGCCGCTTCGGTCGTGGTCACGATTCCCGTCACCGCGCTGGTTTTGGTATTCCAGCGCCGCATCATAGCCGGGCTTACCGCCGGAGCCGTCAAGGGCTGA
- a CDS encoding ABC transporter substrate-binding protein, with protein sequence MTWYVFDEPSGAFREAARRCTEAARERYRIDVVSLPADADQQREQLTRRLAAGDESIDIIGMDVIWTAEFAEAGWIREWPTRATRRASAGRFPIAVQTATYKNMLWATPFTTNVQLLWYRTDRIRKPPKTWDEMIELAEKLDRNNRIQAQGERYEGLTVLFVSLLASAGGKVLDADGSQVSLEPEPTRKALNVMKRLATSRAADPGLSTNREDQARLAFETGRSAFMLNYGFVWPSALQNAPEVAANMGWTRWPGVVPDRPSRVTVGGIDLAVSTYSRYPELAFDAAECLASKDNQRIAAERGGLPPTLYALYDHPAVRRRLPFADLLRATLKDAVERPRTPLYTDISLAISRTLHPMRDIKPARDAARLKKAVQRALRSEGLL encoded by the coding sequence TTGACCTGGTATGTATTCGACGAACCCTCCGGTGCTTTCCGGGAGGCCGCACGGCGCTGTACCGAGGCGGCGCGGGAGCGATACCGCATCGATGTCGTCTCGCTGCCGGCCGATGCCGATCAGCAGCGGGAACAATTGACGCGCCGCCTCGCCGCCGGCGACGAATCCATTGACATCATCGGCATGGACGTCATCTGGACCGCCGAATTCGCGGAAGCCGGCTGGATCCGCGAATGGCCGACGAGAGCGACACGGCGGGCGTCTGCCGGCCGCTTTCCAATCGCAGTTCAAACCGCCACTTATAAGAACATGCTTTGGGCAACGCCGTTCACGACCAACGTCCAGCTTCTCTGGTACCGGACCGACCGGATCCGGAAACCGCCGAAGACCTGGGACGAGATGATCGAGCTCGCGGAGAAGCTGGACAGGAACAATCGAATCCAGGCCCAGGGTGAACGCTATGAAGGTCTTACCGTCCTTTTCGTGTCCCTGCTCGCCTCGGCGGGCGGCAAGGTTCTGGACGCGGACGGAAGCCAGGTCTCCCTGGAGCCGGAGCCCACCCGGAAAGCTCTAAACGTTATGAAGCGGTTGGCGACTTCTCGCGCAGCCGATCCCGGGCTGTCGACCAACCGGGAAGACCAGGCGCGGCTCGCTTTCGAGACCGGCCGTTCGGCATTCATGCTGAATTACGGCTTCGTCTGGCCCAGCGCGCTCCAAAACGCGCCCGAGGTAGCGGCGAACATGGGCTGGACGCGCTGGCCCGGAGTCGTTCCGGACCGACCCAGCCGGGTGACGGTCGGCGGAATCGATCTCGCCGTCAGCACGTATTCACGCTATCCCGAACTCGCATTCGATGCGGCGGAATGCCTGGCAAGCAAGGACAACCAGCGGATCGCTGCGGAACGGGGCGGGCTTCCGCCGACTTTATACGCCCTCTACGACCATCCCGCGGTACGCCGCCGGCTGCCGTTCGCGGATCTGCTTCGTGCGACATTGAAAGACGCGGTGGAGCGTCCCCGGACACCGCTGTACACCGATATTTCCCTGGCCATCAGCCGCACCCTCCATCCGATGCGCGACATCAAGCCGGCTCGGGATGCGGCTCGTTTAAAGAAGGCCGTGCAGCGCGCACTGCGTTCGGAAGGTTTGCTATGA
- a CDS encoding YeaH/YhbH family protein yields MSQFIDRRLNPKNKSAVNRQRFLQRFRGQIRKAVADAVAKRSVTDVERGEKIQIPTKDISEPTFRHGYGGRREIVQPGNKEFIAGDKVPRPEGGEGGSGNRASDSGEGMDEFVFELSREEFLEFIFEDLELPNMVKRQLAREAAFKSQHAGFTSDGSPSNLHVIRSMREALARRTALRAPSADRKRELEAQLAALLDEEKPDEEHVAELSEEIAMLERKIRAVPFLDTLDLRYRNRIQVPKPSTQAVMFCLMDVSGSMDEVKKNLAKRFFLLLYLFLTRNYEKTDVVFIRHHTVALEVDEQDFFYSRETGGTVVSSALEMMKDIIRDRYPSDDWNIYGAQASDGDNWPEDSTNCSRLLIEDIMPSVQYYAYIEINNHEPHSLWMEYEKVAEYWPNFAMQPIYSAADIYPVFRELFKKQQA; encoded by the coding sequence ATGAGCCAATTTATTGACCGCCGTTTGAACCCCAAGAACAAAAGCGCTGTCAACCGGCAGCGCTTTCTTCAGCGCTTCCGCGGCCAGATCCGCAAAGCCGTTGCGGACGCGGTTGCCAAGCGCTCGGTGACCGACGTAGAGCGTGGCGAAAAGATTCAGATTCCGACCAAGGATATTTCGGAACCGACGTTTCGGCACGGCTACGGCGGGCGGCGGGAAATCGTGCAACCCGGCAACAAGGAATTCATCGCGGGCGACAAGGTCCCTCGGCCGGAAGGCGGCGAGGGCGGTTCCGGCAACCGCGCCAGTGACAGCGGCGAGGGCATGGATGAATTCGTATTCGAGTTGTCTCGCGAAGAGTTCCTGGAATTCATTTTCGAAGATTTGGAACTGCCGAACATGGTGAAGCGGCAATTGGCGAGGGAAGCCGCCTTCAAGAGCCAGCATGCGGGCTTTACCAGTGACGGATCTCCCTCAAACCTGCATGTCATCCGTTCCATGCGGGAGGCCCTGGCGCGACGAACGGCCCTGCGCGCGCCATCGGCGGACCGCAAGCGGGAGCTGGAAGCCCAGCTCGCGGCCCTGCTCGATGAGGAAAAGCCTGACGAGGAGCATGTCGCCGAATTGAGCGAGGAGATCGCCATGCTGGAGCGCAAAATTCGGGCCGTGCCGTTTCTCGACACGCTGGATCTGCGTTACCGGAATCGCATTCAGGTTCCGAAGCCGAGCACCCAGGCCGTGATGTTTTGCCTGATGGACGTATCCGGCTCCATGGACGAAGTAAAAAAGAATCTCGCTAAACGCTTCTTCTTGCTGCTATACCTGTTTCTCACGCGGAATTACGAAAAGACGGACGTGGTCTTCATTCGCCATCACACGGTGGCACTGGAAGTGGACGAGCAGGATTTCTTCTATTCGCGGGAAACCGGCGGGACGGTGGTTTCGAGTGCGCTCGAGATGATGAAAGACATCATTCGCGACCGCTATCCTTCGGATGACTGGAACATCTACGGCGCGCAAGCGTCCGACGGCGACAACTGGCCCGAGGATTCGACGAATTGTTCGCGCTTGCTGATCGAGGATATCATGCCGAGCGTGCAGTATTACGCCTATATCGAGATCAATAACCACGAGCCCCACAGCCTGTGGATGGAATACGAAAAGGTTGCGGAATACTGGCCGAATTTCGCCATGCAGCCGATTTACAGCGCCGCGGACATTTATCCCGTCTTTAGAGAACTCTTCAAGAAGCAGCAGGCATGA
- a CDS encoding ABC transporter ATP-binding protein: protein MAEIVFDHVSKRYAGGAWAVRKANFTVKDGEFFILVGPSGCGKSTLLNMIVGLEDITEGELRIDGRRVNELDPKDRNMAMVFQSYALYPHMTVGDNIAFPLKLAKLARKEIRQRVDEVAAILQLEPLLNRRPSDLSGGQRQRVAMGRAIVRRPQVFLLDEPLSNLDARLRVQMRGEIAALQKRLGITTVYVTHDQTEAMVLGDRVAILRSGEVQQIGTPRELYDTPRNEFVAGFIGSPSMNFLNAEIRDERLLLPMGPCPLPASFSFERVGGRNVVVGIRPEHFYLPKKAHRAETVFQAKITLAEWLGADLYLHVHPLLSLPAAPDESLLGEPGPDRAKKPSLIVRAPPDLPLQRGDQIELAYHAAKIHLFDADTGESFLRNH from the coding sequence ATGGCCGAAATTGTCTTCGATCATGTCAGCAAGCGCTACGCCGGTGGAGCGTGGGCGGTCAGAAAGGCGAATTTCACTGTCAAAGACGGGGAGTTCTTCATTCTGGTGGGACCGTCCGGCTGCGGCAAATCGACCCTGCTCAATATGATCGTCGGTCTGGAAGACATCACCGAAGGCGAACTCCGCATCGACGGACGAAGAGTCAACGAACTCGATCCCAAGGACAGAAACATGGCCATGGTGTTCCAGAGCTACGCGCTCTATCCTCACATGACCGTCGGGGATAACATTGCTTTTCCGCTCAAACTGGCCAAACTGGCGCGCAAGGAAATCAGGCAGAGAGTGGACGAGGTTGCGGCCATCCTCCAGCTGGAGCCGCTGCTCAACCGCAGGCCCTCGGACCTCTCCGGCGGACAGCGCCAGCGCGTCGCCATGGGACGGGCGATCGTGCGTAGACCCCAGGTGTTCCTATTGGATGAACCCTTATCGAATCTGGACGCCAGGCTGCGTGTTCAAATGCGCGGCGAAATCGCGGCTCTGCAGAAGCGTCTGGGCATTACGACCGTTTATGTCACCCACGACCAGACCGAAGCCATGGTGCTGGGTGACCGGGTAGCAATACTGCGAAGCGGCGAAGTCCAGCAAATCGGAACGCCCAGGGAACTGTACGATACCCCCCGTAACGAATTCGTCGCAGGTTTCATCGGCTCGCCTTCGATGAATTTTCTGAATGCCGAGATCCGCGATGAGCGCCTGCTGCTCCCCATGGGACCTTGCCCCCTCCCGGCTTCTTTCTCCTTCGAACGGGTCGGTGGCCGTAATGTCGTCGTCGGCATCCGTCCGGAGCATTTTTACCTGCCGAAAAAGGCGCATCGAGCCGAAACCGTCTTTCAGGCCAAAATCACCCTAGCCGAATGGCTGGGCGCCGACCTTTATCTTCATGTCCATCCGCTGCTGTCGCTCCCGGCTGCACCGGACGAATCGTTGCTTGGCGAGCCGGGACCCGATCGGGCCAAAAAACCCAGTCTGATCGTCCGTGCGCCGCCCGACCTCCCGCTTCAACGCGGCGATCAGATTGAATTGGCGTACCACGCCGCCAAGATTCATCTTTTCGACGCGGACACCGGAGAAAGTTTTTTGCGGAACCATTGA
- a CDS encoding PrkA family serine protein kinase, with protein sequence MGIFDHYQSRYEKAREEEYSLQEYLEICRKDPTAYASPAERMLIAIGEPELVDTRLDPRLSRIFANKVIKRYPAFADFFGMEETIEQIVAFFRHAAQGLEERKQILYLLGPVGGGKSSLAEKLKHLMEQVPFYAIKGSPINESPLGLFDPEEDGPILENEYGIPRRYFNTIMSPWAVKRLHEYNGDITKFRVVKVRPSMLDQRAVSKTEPGDENNQDISSLVGKVDIRKLERFSQDDPDAYSFSGGLCLGNRGIMEFVEMFKAPIKVLHPLLTATQEGNYKGTEGLSAIPFEGIIMAHSNESEWLQFKNNKNNEAFLDRVYVVKVPYCLRVSEEIKIYEKLLIHSSLSDSPCAPHTLKMLAQFAVLSRLKEPENSNIYSKMRVYDGENLKDTDPKAKSYLEYRDFAGVDEGMTGLSTRFAFKILSKVFNFDHSEVAANPVHLLYTIEQQIPQEQFPPEVQERYLRFIKEFLVPRYVDFIGKEIQTAYLESYSEYGQNIFDRYVTYADYWIQDQEYRDPDTGESFDRRALNEELEKIEKPAGISNPKDFRNEVVNFVLRARAKNAGKNPAWTSYEKLRAVIEKKMFANTEELLPVISFNAKASLDDQKKHEEFVNRMVHKGYTPKQVRLLCEWYLRVRKSS encoded by the coding sequence ATGGGTATCTTCGATCACTATCAATCCCGCTACGAGAAAGCGCGCGAAGAAGAGTATTCGCTTCAGGAATATTTAGAAATCTGCCGTAAGGATCCGACAGCCTACGCCAGCCCTGCCGAGCGCATGCTGATCGCCATCGGCGAGCCAGAGCTGGTCGACACCCGGCTCGATCCGCGTCTTTCGCGCATTTTTGCCAACAAAGTCATCAAGCGCTATCCGGCTTTTGCCGATTTCTTCGGCATGGAGGAAACCATCGAGCAGATCGTGGCTTTCTTCCGCCACGCGGCTCAGGGGCTGGAAGAGCGCAAACAGATTCTGTACTTGCTGGGCCCGGTCGGAGGCGGTAAGTCTTCGCTGGCCGAGAAGTTGAAGCACCTCATGGAGCAGGTGCCGTTTTACGCCATCAAGGGTTCGCCCATTAACGAATCGCCGCTGGGATTGTTCGATCCCGAGGAGGACGGCCCGATTCTCGAAAACGAATACGGCATTCCGCGCCGATATTTCAATACGATCATGTCGCCCTGGGCGGTGAAGCGCCTGCACGAGTACAATGGCGACATCACCAAGTTCCGCGTCGTCAAGGTGCGTCCGTCCATGCTCGACCAGCGGGCGGTGTCGAAGACCGAGCCGGGCGACGAGAACAACCAGGACATTTCGTCCTTGGTCGGCAAGGTCGACATCCGGAAGCTCGAGCGCTTCAGCCAGGATGATCCCGATGCCTACAGCTTCTCCGGCGGCCTCTGCCTCGGCAACCGCGGCATCATGGAATTCGTGGAGATGTTCAAGGCGCCGATCAAGGTGCTGCATCCTCTCCTGACCGCCACTCAGGAAGGGAATTACAAAGGCACGGAGGGGCTTTCGGCCATCCCCTTCGAGGGCATCATCATGGCCCATTCGAACGAGTCCGAGTGGCTGCAGTTCAAGAACAACAAGAATAACGAGGCGTTTCTGGACCGCGTCTACGTGGTCAAGGTGCCTTATTGCCTTAGGGTTTCGGAAGAGATCAAGATTTACGAGAAGCTGCTTATCCATAGCTCGCTATCCGATTCGCCGTGTGCGCCGCACACCTTGAAAATGCTGGCGCAATTCGCGGTGCTGTCGAGGCTTAAGGAGCCGGAGAACTCGAACATTTACTCGAAAATGCGGGTCTATGACGGCGAGAATCTGAAGGATACCGACCCGAAGGCGAAGTCGTATCTGGAATACCGGGACTTCGCCGGGGTGGACGAAGGAATGACCGGGCTTTCCACGCGCTTCGCGTTCAAGATCCTGTCGAAAGTGTTCAACTTCGACCATTCCGAAGTCGCGGCTAACCCTGTTCACTTGCTTTACACGATCGAACAGCAGATTCCTCAGGAGCAGTTCCCGCCGGAGGTGCAGGAGCGTTATTTGCGCTTCATCAAGGAATTCCTGGTACCGCGCTATGTCGATTTCATCGGCAAGGAAATCCAGACCGCCTACCTGGAATCGTATTCCGAGTACGGACAGAACATCTTCGACCGCTACGTCACCTATGCCGACTACTGGATACAGGACCAGGAGTATCGCGATCCCGATACGGGCGAGAGTTTCGACCGCAGGGCGCTCAACGAGGAGCTCGAGAAGATCGAAAAGCCGGCCGGCATCAGCAATCCCAAGGATTTTCGCAACGAGGTGGTGAACTTCGTGCTGCGCGCCCGCGCCAAGAACGCCGGCAAGAATCCGGCTTGGACCAGCTATGAAAAGTTGCGTGCGGTCATCGAAAAGAAGATGTTCGCCAATACGGAGGAACTGCTTCCGGTGATCTCCTTCAATGCCAAGGCATCGCTGGACGATCAGAAGAAGCATGAGGAATTCGTGAACCGCATGGTTCACAAAGGGTACACGCCCAAACAGGTGCGACTGTTGTGCGAATGGTATCTCAGGGTGCGCAAGTCCTCCTAA
- a CDS encoding carbohydrate ABC transporter permease yields MRRAQNLKGWLLCAPALSAMALVTAYPVFYAVRLSLYRYDLRHTADPDFVALRNYFSVLSSEVWWQALWNTLLITTVSVFFELVLGFALALLMHRAVFGRSALRSAVLVPYAIITVVAALAWKFAFDPTTGFVNSLFGIERAWLNEHWSAFAVIIFSEVWKTTPFMALLLLAGLSLIPDDVLKAAKVDGASAVQRFRLITLPLVKPSILVALLFRSLDAFRIFDSVYVLTRGAHGTESVSVIGYNTLIVRLNLGLGSAVSVLIFSCTLAIALLFIKGFGTPLLRKD; encoded by the coding sequence ATGAGGCGTGCCCAGAACCTCAAGGGCTGGCTTTTGTGCGCTCCCGCCCTGAGCGCGATGGCTCTGGTCACGGCCTACCCCGTGTTCTACGCCGTCCGTCTTTCACTTTATCGCTACGACCTGCGTCATACCGCCGACCCCGATTTTGTGGCTCTTCGCAACTATTTCAGCGTGTTAAGTTCCGAGGTCTGGTGGCAGGCACTCTGGAATACACTTCTGATCACGACGGTTTCGGTTTTTTTCGAACTGGTGCTCGGATTCGCTCTCGCGCTGCTCATGCATAGAGCGGTGTTCGGACGCAGTGCGCTCCGTTCGGCGGTCCTAGTACCTTACGCCATCATCACGGTGGTCGCCGCTCTGGCCTGGAAGTTCGCGTTCGATCCAACCACCGGCTTCGTCAACAGCCTGTTCGGTATCGAACGCGCCTGGCTCAACGAACACTGGTCGGCTTTCGCCGTCATCATCTTCAGCGAGGTCTGGAAAACGACGCCTTTCATGGCTCTTTTGCTGCTCGCCGGCTTGAGCTTGATACCCGACGATGTACTGAAAGCGGCTAAAGTCGATGGAGCGTCCGCAGTGCAGCGTTTCCGGCTGATCACCCTGCCCCTGGTCAAGCCATCCATTCTGGTGGCCCTGTTGTTCCGAAGCCTGGATGCGTTTCGCATTTTCGACTCGGTTTATGTTCTGACACGCGGCGCTCACGGCACCGAATCGGTGTCGGTGATCGGATACAACACGCTGATTGTCAGACTAAATCTGGGCTTGGGCTCGGCGGTATCCGTGCTGATCTTCTCGTGCACGCTCGCCATCGCACTGTTGTTCATCAAGGGCTTCGGAACGCCGTTGCTCCGCAAGGATTGA